A genomic stretch from Calonectris borealis chromosome 6, bCalBor7.hap1.2, whole genome shotgun sequence includes:
- the NIFK gene encoding MKI67 FHA domain-interacting nucleolar phosphoprotein, with protein sequence MAAAEAVSAEAAAPASFLALEPRLQREFQQKVQRVRSKRAAKEELTPGVVYVGHLPRGLCEPQIHEYFEQFGTVTRLRLSRSKKTGASKGYGFIEFESDDVAKIVADTMNNYLFSERLLKCQFISPERVHENLFKNSNKIFLKPSQPAVRRYNKIRSLVQKAKMTKRLLRKEKLLRKRLAEKGLDYDFPGFAAQELSIKRKKVKTSKKSKLNISLSSQDPTPVCTPTVLERRKASQADGDAEDNEITLRLPPASVKNAVQRPKKQPRKRPNLKKQK encoded by the exons ATGGCGGCGGCTGAGGCCGTATCGGCGGAGGCGGCCGCGCCGGCGTCGTTCCTGGCCTTGGAGCCGCGGCTGCAGCGCGAGTTCCAGCAGAAGGTGCAGCGGGTCCGCAGCAAGCGGGCGGCCAAG GAGGAGCTGACGCCGGGCGTGGTGTACGTGGGGCACCTCCCGCGGGGGCTCTGCGAGCCGCAGATCCACGAGTACTTCGAGCAGTTCGGGACGGTGACGCGACTCCGGCTCTCGAGGAGTAAGAAG ACTGGCGCTAGCAAAGGCTACGGGTTTATAGAGTTTGAGTCCGATGACGTGGCTAAGATTGTTGCAGACACAATGAACAACTACCTGTTTTCTGAAAGACTACTAAAGT GTCAGTTCATATCTCCTGAAAGGGTCCATGAAAACCTCttcaaaaacagtaacaaaatatttctgaagcctTCTCAGCCAGCGGTCAGGCGGTACAATAAGATACGTTCACTCGTTCAGAAGGCAAAGATGACAAAGCGACTGCTACGAAAGGAGAAACTTTTACGGAAGAGGCTGGCTGAAAAGGGGCTCGATTATGACTTCCCAGGATTT GCTGCACAGGAGCTttccataaagagaaaaaaagttaaaacatccAAGAAGTCAAAACTGAATATTTCTTTGAGCAGCCAG GATCCTACTCCAGTCTGTACTCCAACAGTGCTCGAGCGCCGGAAAGCTTCTCAGGCAGATGGTGACGCAGAGGACAATGAGATAACTCTCAGACTGCCCCCTGCCAGCGTTAAGAATGCTGTGCAGCGACCAAAGAAGCAGCCAAGAAAAAGACCAAacctgaagaaacagaaatag